From Brassica oleracea var. oleracea cultivar TO1000 chromosome C3, BOL, whole genome shotgun sequence, a single genomic window includes:
- the LOC106330931 gene encoding uncharacterized protein LOC106330931 — MDVKDGATARFWTDMWFPKRRLIEIAGELGTQKLGISRDMRICDVFREVQWRFRRCRERHIQSLVTEIQTFQLTLTDGRDEVLWKRGANDYGTKFNSSETWDQIRVHKETVLWSKIVWFPQGVPRFAFITWLAVKDRLATGHRSRQWGQPQHCLYCGELDETRDHIFFACPYTFTLWLKMVGNLFGTDPDPDWDITLSTMLSRSYDRLTFILL, encoded by the coding sequence ATGGATGTTAAGGATGGCGCCACTGCAAGGTTCTGGACTGATATGTGGTTTCCTAAAAGAAGACTTATTGAGATTGCTGGGGAACTTGGTACACAAAAGCTGGGCATCAGTAGAGATATGAGGATTTGTGATGTCTTTAGAGAGGTTCAATGGAGATTCCGCAGATGTCGTGAAAGACATATCCAAAGCTTGGTAACAGAGATACAAACGTTTCAGTTAACGCTAACGGATGGAAGGGATGAAGTTTTATGGAAGCGTGGTGCTAATGATTATGGCACTAAGTTTAATTCTTCTGAAACTTGGGATCAAATCAGGGTGCACAAGGAGACTGTACTTTGGAGCAAAATTGTTTGGTTCCCTCAAGGTGTTCCTCGCTTTGCTTTCATCACTTGGCTTGCGGTCAAGGATAGGCTCGCCACTGGTCATCGTTCTCGACAGTGGGGTCAACCGCAACATTGCCTCTACTGTGGTGAACTAGACGAGACTAGAGACCATATTTTCTTTGCGTGTCCTTATACTTTCACTCTTTGGCTGAAGATGGTAGGGAATTTGTTTGGGACTGATCCGGATCCAGACTGGGACATCACTCTGTCTACAATGCTGTCTAGATCATACGACCGCCTGACTTTCATACTCCTCTAA
- the LOC106334008 gene encoding ACD11 homolog protein, giving the protein MEEEEEEGDTFEDAVCTKTPARVNTPLSVITEAFENLADLLKPDISTDEDGLSLDAFCSACTHVSILFSCLGFAFKFAEMEYISKVKDLVEASKTLDTLQNILDLDVEKETVKTPGSRSRNLRRVRQGLDLIRAIFEQFLMTDEYSLKHAATTAYTEVCAPFHTWAVRTAVYAGMYTLPTRDQLLLRLNETDQSVEKNMRRYMEASQPIIEYIDKLYIERNIKLDW; this is encoded by the coding sequence ATGGAGGAAGAAGAGGAAGAAGGCGACACATTCGAGGATGCCGTATGCACCAAGACACCAGCCAGAGTCAACACACCTTTGTCGGTAATCACCGAAGCGTTCGAAAACCTAGCGGATCTACTTAAACCGGACATATCAACTGATGAGGACGGTTTGAGTCTTGATGCTTTCTGCAGTGCATGCACTCACGTCTCCATCCTCTTCAGCTGCCTCGGATTCGCCTTCAAATTTGCTGAGATGGAGTACATCTCCAAGGTTAAAGACTTGGTCGAAGCCTCGAAAACATTAGACACGTTACAGAACATTTTGGACCTAGACGTCGAGAAGGAGACGGTGAAAACACCAGGAAGCCGTTCGCGTAACCTACGACGTGTGAGACAAGGCTTAGACCTTATACGAGCAATTTTCGAACAGTTCTTGATGACGGATGAGTATTCTTTGAAACACGCTGCGACCACAGCTTATACGGAAGTATGTGCACCGTTTCATACATGGGCCGTTAGGACCGCGGTGTATGCTGGAATGTATACACTTCCGACGAGGGATCAACTTCTGTTACGGCTTAACGAAACTGATCAATCTGTTGAGAAGAATATGAGGAGGTACATGGAAGCGTCACAACCTATCATAGAGTATATTGACAAACTTTACATTGAAAGGAACATTAAACTCGATTGGTAA